From a single Silene latifolia isolate original U9 population chromosome 6, ASM4854445v1, whole genome shotgun sequence genomic region:
- the LOC141588024 gene encoding uncharacterized protein LOC141588024 — protein sequence MTVHHKRTNARFHVTMVYAFNGSNERQSLWANLSRLANNISGPWAIGGDFNCVLTEDERVGGSFSRQDADDFRQCLHQCEVIDSPAMGALYTWNNKQCPADRVYSRLDRFLVNQEWLNDYPLLLAPNFKETVQAGWTCMQTGTKLYELAKKLKNLKQGLKQLNRSRFADIETNAELAEAQNQFLQQKAKMKWSADGDANTSFFHGILKTRRRQNRRRQIRSTRNSSHR from the exons ATGACAGTGCATCATAAGCGTACCAATGCACGATTTCATGTCACCATGGTCTATGCTTTCAATGGCAGCAATGAGAGACAGTCCCTTTGGGCTAATTTAAGCAGACTAGCAAATAACATTTCAGGGCCATGGGCCATTGGAGGAGACTTCAACTGTGTTTTGACTGAGGATGAGAGAGTGGGAGGATCATTTTCTAGGCAGGATGCGGACGATTTCAGGCAATGCTTGCATCAATGTGAAGTGATAGATAGTCCTGCCATGGGAGCTCTATACACATGGAATAACAAACAATGCCCTGCTGACAGAGTGTATAGCAGACTGGATCGTTTCCTAGTGAACCAGGAATGGCTCAATGATTACCCTCTCCT cCTGGCTCCCAACTTTAAAGAGACTGTTCAAGCTGGTTGGACGTGTATGCAAACTGGAACTAAGTTGTATGAGCTAGCTAAGAAATTGAAGAATCTGAAGCAGGGACTCAAACAGCTGAACAGGTCTAGGTTTGCTGATATTGAGACTAATGCTGAG TTGGCTGAAGCTCAGAACCAGTTCCTGCAACAAAAGGCAAAGATGAAATGGAGTGCAGATGGGGATGCAAATACTTCATTCTTCCATGGCATCTTGAAGACTAGGAGGAGACAAAATCGACGAAGACAGATTCGATCAACAAGGAACTCATCACACCGATAA